A genomic window from Schistocerca serialis cubense isolate TAMUIC-IGC-003099 chromosome 4, iqSchSeri2.2, whole genome shotgun sequence includes:
- the LOC126473915 gene encoding cuticle protein 16.5-like isoform X2: MSEREDSCLVALAAAKPGYLGALAAVLSTQMATTLVAPAAVAAPAIAYAAPAAAVVAAPAPVAYAAPAAAVVAAAPGSTVVSAPGTSSYSFSTQSVHQPQVVLASPQAVYAAAVAAAPVVAAAPAVATAPAVVAAPPAEVVDAPEVVAARAAHFQAYVAAKAALLGRKKRSPGFLGPAVVSTPAATTLSAHAAPVDNAAHAASVALAAHAAAVTPVAYSAPVAVTYSAPTAVTYSAPAAVTYSAPASVAYSAAAFLPVAASSQ; the protein is encoded by the coding sequence ATGTCTGAACGTGAAGACTCCTGCCTTGTGGCTTTGGCGGCAGCTAAGCCAGGCTATCTGGGTGCTCTAGCGGCCGTCCTATCGACGCAGATGGCCACCACCCTTGTCGCCCCAGCCGCAGTGGCCGCCCCCGCCATCGCCTACGCCGCCCCAGCTGCGGCCGTCGTGGCCGCCCCCGCCCCAGTGGCCTACGCCGCCCCAGCTGCGGCCGTCGTCGCCGCCGCCCCCGGCTCCACcgtggtgtccgcccccggtactaGCTCCTACTCTTTCTCCACACAGTCCGTGCACCAGCCACAGGTGGTTCTCGCCAGCCCGCAGGCCGTCTACGCCGCAGCCGTCGCCGCCGCTCCCGTGGTGGCCGCAGCGCCGGCCGTCGCCACCGCCCCCGCGGTCGTGGCTGCCCCGCCAGCGGAGGTTGTCGACGCTCCCGAGGTGGTCGCCGCCCGCGCCGCCCACTTCCAGGCTTACGTCGCTGCCAAGGCCGCTCTGCTGGGGCGCAAGAAGCGCAGCCCCGGATTCCTCGGCCCCGCTGTGGTCTCCACCCCCGCCGCCACCACCCTCTCTGCTCATGCCGCCCCCGTGGACAATGCTGCCCACGCTGCCTCAGTGGCCCTTGCTGCTcacgccgccgccgtcacccctgTTGCCTACTCCGCCCCCGTAGCTGTCACCTACTCCGCCCCCACTGCTGTCACCTACTCTGCCCCCGCAGCTGTCACCTACTCCGCCCCCGCGTCTGTCGCCTACTCCGCCGCGGCCTTCCTACCAGTGGCCGCCTCCAGCCAGTAG
- the LOC126473915 gene encoding cuticle protein 16.5-like isoform X3: MATTLVAPAAVAAPAIAYAAPAAAVVAAPAPVAYAAPAAAVVAAAPGSTVVSAPGTSSYSFSTQSVHQPQVVLASPQAVYAAAVAAAPVVAAAPAVATAPAVVAAPPAEVVDAPEVVAARAAHFQAYVAAKAALLGRKKRSPGFLGPAVVSTPAATTLSAHAAPVDNAAHAASVALAAHAAAVTPVAYSAPVAVTYSAPTAVTYSAPAAVTYSAPASVAYSAAAFLPVAASSQ; the protein is encoded by the coding sequence ATGGCCACCACCCTTGTCGCCCCAGCCGCAGTGGCCGCCCCCGCCATCGCCTACGCCGCCCCAGCTGCGGCCGTCGTGGCCGCCCCCGCCCCAGTGGCCTACGCCGCCCCAGCTGCGGCCGTCGTCGCCGCCGCCCCCGGCTCCACcgtggtgtccgcccccggtactaGCTCCTACTCTTTCTCCACACAGTCCGTGCACCAGCCACAGGTGGTTCTCGCCAGCCCGCAGGCCGTCTACGCCGCAGCCGTCGCCGCCGCTCCCGTGGTGGCCGCAGCGCCGGCCGTCGCCACCGCCCCCGCGGTCGTGGCTGCCCCGCCAGCGGAGGTTGTCGACGCTCCCGAGGTGGTCGCCGCCCGCGCCGCCCACTTCCAGGCTTACGTCGCTGCCAAGGCCGCTCTGCTGGGGCGCAAGAAGCGCAGCCCCGGATTCCTCGGCCCCGCTGTGGTCTCCACCCCCGCCGCCACCACCCTCTCTGCTCATGCCGCCCCCGTGGACAATGCTGCCCACGCTGCCTCAGTGGCCCTTGCTGCTcacgccgccgccgtcacccctgTTGCCTACTCCGCCCCCGTAGCTGTCACCTACTCCGCCCCCACTGCTGTCACCTACTCTGCCCCCGCAGCTGTCACCTACTCCGCCCCCGCGTCTGTCGCCTACTCCGCCGCGGCCTTCCTACCAGTGGCCGCCTCCAGCCAGTAG